Proteins from a single region of Malaclemys terrapin pileata isolate rMalTer1 chromosome 23, rMalTer1.hap1, whole genome shotgun sequence:
- the LOC128828478 gene encoding uncharacterized protein LOC128828478: MGSLVTSPFNHSARSAPPKMNVVHALRSEHLAAPRVEAMERPNLRTVDQLSPEIKVEKYVLLSLDGKLLGPELSRIRSEMALPLERLDVALPQDLPKGYLSRQRRSLPAFPFSPAKSPCSSPGLRSPRRSTEALCAGHFPTGLSQLVTGLQSPGARAPVSSSPRGARSLAAQPRVTPAKITGSKAKAGEAVCHSHGHRVQPDSDRKQQQTRGGKGAC; encoded by the exons ATGGGCTCCCTTGTCACCTCTCCATTCAATCATTCTGCCCGTTCAGCCCCG cCGAAGATGAACGTGGTGCATGCTCTGCGCTCGGAGCACCTGGCCGCGCCGCGAGTGGAGGCGATGGagcggccgaacctgcggactgTGGATCAGCTGAGCCCAGAGATCAAGGTGGAGAAATATGTCCTGCTGAGCCTGGATGGGaagctgctggggccagagctgagcCGGATCCGGAGTG AGATGGCTCTGCCCCTGGAGCGCCTGGATGTGGCGCTGCCCCAGGATCTGCCCAAAGGCTACCTCTCACGCCAGCgtcgctccctgcctgcctttcccttctctcctgccaagagcccctgcagctctccagGCCTCAG GAGTCCCAGGAGGAGCACGGAAGCGCTGTGTGCTGGCCACTTCCCCACGGGTCTCAGTCAGCTTGTGACAGGGTTGCAGAGTCCTGGGGCGCGAGCCCCTGTGTCGTCCTCTCCTCGGGGTGCAAGAAGTCTGGCTGCACAACCCAGGGTTACCCCAGCCAAGATCACTGGCAGCAAGGCCAAGGCAGGTGAAGCTGTGTGCCACAGCCATGGGCACCGGGTGCAGCCGGACTCTGACAGGAAGCAGCAACAGACACGGGGTGGAAAAGGGGCTTGCTAA